In Beutenbergia cavernae DSM 12333, the DNA window GTCGCCGTTCCGGTCGCTGCTGCGCCGGCGCGCCACGTCGGACGCGACGATACCCGTCGAGGTGGCGTTCCAGGTGCTCGGGACGAGCGATGATGGAACGGTGTGTGCCGAAGCCGTGTCGAGCGACCGGGGAGCTGTGCCGTCCGACGGGCTGCTGTCGGTGGTGATGACCGCCCGCGACGTCGAGGAGTACGTGGGCGAGGCCGTCTCCTCCGTCCTGGACCAGTCGTACCGGGACCTCGAGCTCGTGGTCGTGGACGACGGTTCGGCCGACGGCACCGCCGGCGTCCTCGCGGAGCTCGCGTCGCACGACCCCCGGGTCCGGTTGCTCAGGGCGGACGGCGTGGGCCCTGGTGCGGCGCGGAACCTCGCCCTGCGGGAGGTGGGCGGCGAGCTGCTGACGTTCGTCGACGGCGACGACGTGGTGCCGCAGGGCGCGTTCGCCGCGCTCGTGGGGGCGCTCGGGTCGCAGGACGCCGACATCGCCGTCGGCGACGTCGTCCGGCTCCACGACCACGGCCTCGGCCCGTCGCCTGCGCACGAGCGCTCGGTGCGCCGCCGTCACGAGCGCACCCACATCGACGCGGTGCCGGACCTCGTCTACGACTCGACGGCGTGGAACAAGGTCTACCGGCGGCGGCTCTGGACCGACCACCGGCTCCACTTCACCGAGGGTGCGATGTACGAGGACATCGCCGTCGTCCTGGAGGCCCACGTCCGCGCGTCGGCGGTGACGATCCTCGGCGAGGTCACCTACCACTGGCGGTGGCGGCGCGACTCGTCGTCGATCACGCAGCTCAAGGGTCAGGAGCAGAACCTCCGCGACCGGGTCCGTGCGCTCGACCACAGCCTGCACCTCACCGAGAACCATCCGGAGCTCCGCGCGGCGTTGCTCGCGAAGATCCGACGCTTCGACCTGCTCCTGTACGCCTACCACGCCGAGGTGGCGCGGGATCGCAGCTACCGGAAGCTGTACCGCGCCGCGGTCCGCCAGTTCGTCCCGGTGCGCGACGCCGTGCTGGCGCCCGATCTCGCCGTCGAGGACCGGTTGGCCTACCTCGCCGTGCACGCGGGCGCGTTCTCCGTCATCCAGCCGATGCGGCGCCTCGTGCGCAGCTCCCGGGACGGCATCTCGTCCACGCGGGGGACCGTTCGGCGCGCGGTGGGACATGGGCGCGCCAACCTGCGACGCGCGCGGCGCCGCCCTGGCTAGGATCCGGGAATGCGCGTGGTCGTCGTGGGCGGAGCGGGTTACATCGGCGCCCACGTCACGCGGCTCCTCCTGGACCGAGGCGACGACGTCGTCGTCGTCGACAACCTCTCGACGGGCGACGCCGCACGCGTCGAGGGGGCGGAGCTCCACCTCCTCACCGTCACGTCGGGCGACGACGCTGCCCTCGCCGAGGTGCTCGGCGGGAGCGACGCCGTCGTCCACTTCGCGGCACGCAAGAGCGTCGAGGAGTCCGTGCACGACCCCGTCGCGTACTACCGGGACAACGTCGTCGGCGTCACGACCGTGCTGGCGGCGATGCGCGACGCGGGGGTCGGCGGACTCGTGTTCTCCTCCTCCGCGGCGGTCTACGGCGAGGCCTCCGGCGTCGTCAGCGAGTCGGCCGACCTGCGTCCGATCAACCCGTACGGCCGCAGCAAGGTGGTCGGCGAGTGGGCGGTGTCCGACGCCGCGGCGGCCTACAGGATCCGTGCCCTGAGCCTGCGGTACTTCAACGTGGCCGGTGCCGCCGACCCGAGCCTGCGGGACCATGGCGCGCGCAACCTCGTCCCCATCGCCGTCGAGCACGCACGGCAGGGCCGGCCCGTCTCGGTGTTCGGCGACGGGTACGACACCCCGGACGGCAGCTGCGTGCGGGACTACGTGCACGTCAGCGACGTCGCCGACGCCCACCTCGCCGCGCTGGACCACGTGGTCGCCGCCCCGGCCGGCTACGACGACGTGCTCAACGTCGGCACCGGCGTCGGGTCGAGCGTGCTGGAGGTGCTGACGACCCTGGGCGAGGTGTCCGGTCAGGCCGTCGACTACGAGATCGGGCCCCCGCGCGACGGCGACCCCGCTGCCGTGATCGGCGCCGTCGGGAAGATCGAGGCCGTGCTGGGCTGGCGCGCCTCCCGGGACCTGCGGGCGATCGTCGGCAGCGCGTGGACCGCCGGGGTCACCGCATGACGGCGGCCCGACGCGAACCGGCAGAGCGCGGCGACGAGGCGCGCCCCGACGTGACAGTCGTCGTCATCTCGTTCAACGACGCCGAGCACCTCGCGGACGCCGTGCGCTCGGTCACCGGCCAGACGCTGAAGAACCTCGAGGTGATCGTCTCCGACGACCACTCGACGGACGGCACGCCCGACCTGGTCGCGACGCTCGCCGCCGAGGACGCCCGGGTGTCCTACCAGCGACTGCCGCAGAACTCGGGCGGCTGCGGCGCGCCACGGAACGTCGGCCTGAGCCACGCCCGCGGCCGCTACGTCATGTTCCTCGACTCGGACGACACGCTCGAGCGTCACGCGTGCAAGAACCTCCTCCTGGCGGCGGAGGCGACGGGCGCGGACGTCGTGTCGGGCAAGACGGAGCGCGTCGAGGTGGACACCGGCGTGCGGTCGCCCTGGTACGGCAACCTGTACGCCGAGCCGCGCGTGGTCCGCTCGCTCGACGAGTTCCCCGAGCTCCTGCACGACACCGTCTCGACGAACAAGCTCTACCGGCGTCAGTTCCTGCTCGACTCGGGCCTGCAGTTCCCGGAGGGGATCCACTACGAGGACCTCGTGTTCACAGCGCGCCTGTACACGACGGCGCCGAGCATCGCGATCATCCCGGAGCTCGTCTACAACTGGCACGTCTACGCGAGCGAGGTCCGGCGCTCCATCACCAACCAGCGCATGAGCGAGCGCAACCTCGCCGACCGGCTCGCGGCCCTCGACCGGGTCGCGGAGGCCTACGCGGTGTGCGGCCCCGAGGTCCAGGCGGAGCAGGCACGCAAGGTGCTGACGCACCATCTCCGCCTGTACCTCAACGACATGGCGGCGGCGGACGACGCGTGGGCGCACGCCGTCGTCACGGCGATCCGGCCGTACGTCGCCGCCGCGGGGCTCCCGGCGGTCGCGGCGCTGACGCCGTTCGAGCGGTTCCTGTACGCCTGCGTGCTCGACGGCGACGTCGACGGCGCGCGGCAGGCGGTCGTGGGGGCGCAGTCCGGCGCGATGACGGGCCGGTTCACGCGTGCCGGCAGCGCCGAGGTCTGGACCCCGCGCGAGGGCGACACGCCGCCGCCGGAGGGAACGGCCGAGCGCGACCTGCTCACCGTCGACCCGCGACTCGTGCGCATCCCGCACCCGGCGATGCCGTACTGCCACGAGGTCGTCTCCGTCCGGCACAGCGGTCTGGGCTACGTGCTCGACGGCGTGACGTCCGATCCCGTCGGCCGCCTCGAGGCAGAGCTGGCCGAGCTCGTGGTGGAGGTCCGCACGCCGTCCGGCGCGGTGCTCGCCCGGCACCCGGCCACGACCGAGGCCACCGGGTCGGTGATCAGGTGGTCCGCGCGGATCGACGCTCCCGCCCGCCGCGGGTTGCGGGAGTGGGAGCCGCGCACGCCGGTGGTCGTGACCCGCCTCGCCTCCGGCTCGGTGAGCACGGGGCCGCTGCGCGCCGGGCGGGCAGCGAACCAGCTCGCGCTGCGCGACGGATCGGCGCTGGGGCGGGCGCTCGGTGACCGCTGGGTGCTCGAGACCGAGCCGTACGAGCCGATCGAGCTGCGCATCGAGGCGACCCGCCGGGGG includes these proteins:
- a CDS encoding bifunctional glycosyltransferase/CDP-glycerol:glycerophosphate glycerophosphotransferase; its protein translation is MTAARREPAERGDEARPDVTVVVISFNDAEHLADAVRSVTGQTLKNLEVIVSDDHSTDGTPDLVATLAAEDARVSYQRLPQNSGGCGAPRNVGLSHARGRYVMFLDSDDTLERHACKNLLLAAEATGADVVSGKTERVEVDTGVRSPWYGNLYAEPRVVRSLDEFPELLHDTVSTNKLYRRQFLLDSGLQFPEGIHYEDLVFTARLYTTAPSIAIIPELVYNWHVYASEVRRSITNQRMSERNLADRLAALDRVAEAYAVCGPEVQAEQARKVLTHHLRLYLNDMAAADDAWAHAVVTAIRPYVAAAGLPAVAALTPFERFLYACVLDGDVDGARQAVVGAQSGAMTGRFTRAGSAEVWTPREGDTPPPEGTAERDLLTVDPRLVRIPHPAMPYCHEVVSVRHSGLGYVLDGVTSDPVGRLEAELAELVVEVRTPSGAVLARHPATTEATGSVIRWSARIDAPARRGLREWEPRTPVVVTRLASGSVSTGPLRAGRAANQLALRDGSALGRALGDRWVLETEPYEPIELRIEATRRGHAVRAAGKRAEAALAPVQRLAARGRAALEPTGPLGRAAYAALRRLPLEEDLAFFESYLGQSTQDSPRQVYEALRRLRPDLTFAWSAEPGSPAAREVAPSHIVRRGSWGYVRMLARARYLVDNQSFPRYFRKRPGQVYLQTWHGIPLKRLGLDEVQFFDPEQRSRLRRNVRAWDGLVVPGPYFERVFVPAFDFRGDLLRYGSPRNDPLVTEAIDAARVRALLDLPDGARVVLYAPTFRERVGRRESVARLPFQLDRWIDEIGGDVVLLVRSHYLNRFEIPARFQGWCLDVSRHPDINELYAVADVLVTDYSSVMFDYALLRRPIVTFAPDYDDYVLSSRGTYFDLRTEAPGDVVETEDEFYPAVRRGLDDGEVGPQHELFVERYCGIEDGKAADRAAGYLLEPTR
- the galE gene encoding UDP-glucose 4-epimerase GalE, coding for MRVVVVGGAGYIGAHVTRLLLDRGDDVVVVDNLSTGDAARVEGAELHLLTVTSGDDAALAEVLGGSDAVVHFAARKSVEESVHDPVAYYRDNVVGVTTVLAAMRDAGVGGLVFSSSAAVYGEASGVVSESADLRPINPYGRSKVVGEWAVSDAAAAYRIRALSLRYFNVAGAADPSLRDHGARNLVPIAVEHARQGRPVSVFGDGYDTPDGSCVRDYVHVSDVADAHLAALDHVVAAPAGYDDVLNVGTGVGSSVLEVLTTLGEVSGQAVDYEIGPPRDGDPAAVIGAVGKIEAVLGWRASRDLRAIVGSAWTAGVTA
- a CDS encoding glycosyltransferase family 2 protein; this encodes MLTAARRLADCRCCGRGVTLGARALVLLRGSTSASPFRSLLRRRATSDATIPVEVAFQVLGTSDDGTVCAEAVSSDRGAVPSDGLLSVVMTARDVEEYVGEAVSSVLDQSYRDLELVVVDDGSADGTAGVLAELASHDPRVRLLRADGVGPGAARNLALREVGGELLTFVDGDDVVPQGAFAALVGALGSQDADIAVGDVVRLHDHGLGPSPAHERSVRRRHERTHIDAVPDLVYDSTAWNKVYRRRLWTDHRLHFTEGAMYEDIAVVLEAHVRASAVTILGEVTYHWRWRRDSSSITQLKGQEQNLRDRVRALDHSLHLTENHPELRAALLAKIRRFDLLLYAYHAEVARDRSYRKLYRAAVRQFVPVRDAVLAPDLAVEDRLAYLAVHAGAFSVIQPMRRLVRSSRDGISSTRGTVRRAVGHGRANLRRARRRPG